Part of the Penaeus vannamei isolate JL-2024 chromosome 9, ASM4276789v1, whole genome shotgun sequence genome is shown below.
gtatatgcatatatatacatatgtatgtatgtttgtatatgcacatatatatatacatatgtatgtatgtatattcatatatatatatacatatgtatgtatgtatgtataggcatatatatatatatatatatatatatatatatatatgcatatatatatatgcatatatatatgcatatatatatatgcatatatatatatatgtatgtatgtatgtatatgcatatatatatacaattatatgtatgtatgtgtatgcatatatgtttgtatgcatatgcatatatgtatgtatgtatatgcatatatatatatatatgcatatacatacatacatatatatgtatatatatatgtatatacatacatatgtatgtatgtatatgcatatatatacatatatatgtatgtatgtatatgcatatatatccatatatatgtatgtatatgcatataagtacatatatatgtatgtatgtatatgcatatatgtacatatgtatgtatgtagatgcatatatatacatatatatgtatgtatgtatgtatatgcatatatatatatatatgtatgtatgtatatgcaaatatacatatatatgtatgtatatgcatatatatacatatgtatgtatgtatgtatatgtatatatatacatatgtatgtatgtatatgcatatatatacatatatatgtatgtatatgcatatatatacatatatatgtatgtatatgcatatatatacatatatatgtatgtatatgcatatatatatatgtatgtatgtatgtatatgcatatatacatacatatgtatgtatgtatgtatatgcatatgtataaacatatatatatgtatgtatgtatatgcatatatatacatatatatgtatgtatgtatgtatatgcatatatacatacatatgtatgtatgtatgtatatgcatatgtataaacatatatatgtatgtatatgcatatatatacatatgtatgtatatgcatatatatatacatatgtatgtatgtatgtatatgcatatatatatatatgtatatatatgcatatatatacatatatatatatgtatgtatgtgtatgcatatatatacatatatatgtatgtatgtatatgcatatatatacatatatgtgtatgcatgtatgtatatgcatatacgtatatgtatatatgtatgtatgtatgtatatgcatatatatacatagatatgtatgtatgtataagcatatatatacatagatatgtgtgtatgtatgtatataaatacatgggtatgtatgtatataagtatatatatacatatatatacttatatatacatatatatgtctattatatatatacatataaacaaatatactgtatacagacatgcatatataaatatatatgtgtgtgtgtgtgtgtgtctgtgtttatctgtatatatatatatatatatatatatatatatatatatatatatatatatatgaatgtagatatgcatacatgcatgtatatgattatatatacatatatatatatatacgtatatatatatatatatatatatatatatatatatatatatatatatatatatatatatatatatatgtacacgtgtgtgtggggggtgcatatatgtgtatatgtatatgtatatgtatatatatatatatatatatatatatatatatatatgtatgtatatgtatatatatatatacatatatatatgtatgtatgtatgtataattataaatatatacatatatatatacatatatatgtatatatatatatgtatatatatacatatatatatacatatatatgtatatatatatatgtatatatacattatatatatttatatatatatatatacatacatatatatatatatatatatatatatatgtatgtatgtatgtatgtatatatataaatatatataatgtatgtatgtatatatatatatataaatatatatatatatatatatatatatatgcatgtatgtatgtatgtatgtatttatatacatacatacatatatatatacattatatatatttatatatatacatacatacatatatatttatatatatatatataatgtatatatatacatatatatatatacataaatatacatatatatacatatatatacatatatatatacatatatatacatatatatacatatatatacatatatatacacatatatatatatatatatatgtatatatatatgaatatatatatatatatatgtatatatatatgtgtgtgtgtgtgtgtgtgtgtatatatatatatatatatatatgtatatatatatatatatatgtatgtatgtatatatgtaaatatgtaatgtatatatatatatatatatatatatatatgtatgtatatatataaatatatatatatatatatatatatatatatatatatatatgtatgtttgtatatatataaatatataaatttatataatatatatatatatatatatatatataaaattatatatatttatatatatataaacatatatatatatatatatatatatatatatatatatatatgatatatatatatatgatatatatatatatacatatatatatataatgtatatatataaatatacataatgtgtatatatatatatatgtatatataaatatatatatgtatatatatgtatatatatatgtatatatatatgtatatatatatgtatatatatatatgtatatatatatatatatatatatatatatatatatatatatatatatacaaagcatatTTCTGCATGCCTGTGCTTATCTACCAATTTATATtcacatcaatctctctctctgtgtttatatatatatatatatatatatatatatatatatatatatatatatatatatatacatatatatatatatatatatatttatatatgtatgtatacttatatttatatacacatatataatatgcatgtatatatatatatatatatatatatatatatatatatatatatatatatatataatatatatatatatatacatatatatatatatgtatatatatatatatatatatatatatatatatatatatatatatatggtgtgcgtgtttgtgtatgtgtgtatatatgtatttatacatatatatataaataatcagtaTATATCtgttacacataaatacatggcagcatatgtgtgtatgcatttgtttatcttatctatATTCACGTgtgtctctctcacattctctctttctccctctctgttactttcttttctctctctctctctctctctctctctctctctctctctctctctctctctctctctctctctctctctctctctctctctctctctctctctctctttctctttcatattttagCAGTTTGATGATATTTACACTAAAGTGTTAAATTGCCGCATCGGCTTTTGTCTATGGGAAGTAAAACAATAATACTGGGTAGTTATTATACTTGAGAAGAGTTACAATTCTTTTAGATCATTTTCTGTATAAAACGAAATCCATGTCGATTCAAGAAACGTGGTATTGCATAATTGCGTTTGCGTATTATGCAAAAAAGGCAGGATCTGGGTGAATAAAAGAGGAGGTAAAAATGtggtttacttttttattctattttttttttttttttttttttaagtagattGAGATAAAGTAGTCATGTTGCAGTTTCCAATTGGCGTTGCGTGGAGAACTGAAATCACGTTCAAAACATGTATCAGGTATGATTTTTCGCAAGATGCAATCTATGCTGGTCCTCGTCGCgtctccagatttttttttttttttttttttttttttttttttttttttttgactgactCATTTGAAAATTATATACAACTCTAATATTACCTTCATCAACATTCCTCAATGGTTCCCTATGATTCGTACATTGCAGACTGTGTTTCCAAAATGTTCCAATTGAAAAATAAACTTCGCTGGTGTAGTATTTCCGGTCAGAATTATGACATATTCTTAGCCTAAACTTCTACGGGTAACCTCGAACGAGTTGCGAGAACTAATTAAAATACATTTCATATACACTTGAAATACAATCGAATTGTTTCTTAATCTTAAAGTCATATAAAACATTCTTATGCGGAGTTCcaaatttttttttagataatattCGATCTGGAATCTGCGAGAAGTTACGTTTTAAACTTTTGGTTTAATGAATAAAATCTTATCCAAATCCAGAGGAAAAGACTTCCCTTCAGTTAATAATTTATTTCGTGAATTGTTAttctatacagaaaaaaaatcacagaagacACCCTCACAGGCACAATACTTACATAGTAGTGTATAcataacatattttttatataacgaaggtgatttttcttttttttttatgattaacaaGTCTGGCTACGTTAATTTACACCATCTTAGCACCAGGAAATATCCATTTAAGATATTTTGTTAAAATTAAAATAGtgtgaagaaaatgggaagaatttCACACGAGAGGTactatatgagagaaagaaattagttcaatgacattttttttttttttttctagaaaataAAACGGTAAATTATTTCGCCTGCTTTCTGTTCCTAGAAAGTGTTCAGACAGCTTAAAagcaaatatgttttttttctaatttccttggctatttgtaagaaaaaaaatgccaaatATGCACAAAGCATTATTTAGACGCGATCAACCAATAAATTTTAATGCTCTAATACAACTCAGCTTCTCGGCGTTCATATGCAGAGACATTGGTCCCTAAGATCTATTCTGTGGCCCCGATCACTTCTTAACGATCTCCATAGCCCCGGTCTATATATTCAGAATGGGTTATTATTGGTCATGAATAGTGCAATGGTGTCAATAGCTATACGACAGTAACACTATGAAAGATtctaatttattgatatgtgaaagagttatatgtaggtactgtaggtaagatagaattcagtttaattcgacgtcataattttcatattgctccttgGCCTCCCAGATGATAACCCTAAGCCACCCTGGGAGTCATAGCCCCCTGTTTGAGAACCTCTGTCTTGCAAGGAGAACCGCACCAGCATCTTGCCCCCGTCAGCCAGTCACACTCGATCTGGCTCTCCGTTGAAAGTGTCCCGTGGCTCTGAACATGATGGAAAGGACATTAAAACCTTGTGAGTAAGATGCCAAGATGCACCGTACTGTGACTACCGGGTGGTGAGAGTTCAGAACACATTCACACGATTGGGAAGGCTATGCCGGGTTTTTTTCCGCCCACTAATAACGGAAAGCACACAAGGATTTCTGGAGATTCGTGTCTACATTATCATCCACGAACCCTTGGTAGATTCGTGCTATGTACTGATTCCCGCCGTAGTTATTTGGCTGGCCGACACCCCACCTAGTGAATTGCGTGATCACATTCCCATCACTGTCATACCAAGTGCTTGTATCCGTACTGCCCACCGGCCTCCACATGCCAAGGTACACCAAACTGTACAGGTGGTGGAGCACGACGCCAAAGCTGGTGGTTGGTACGACGGCCATCTTCCCACCCATTGCCTCACAAGCCGCCTTCCCGTCGTTCCAAGTCCCGGTAGTCGCAGTCACGTTGTAAATAAAGCCATTGACGATCCAGGGGAAGTAGGTGATGCGACTGGCGGGTGCTGCGACGAGGGTGATGATTACGGTCAGCTCGGGCGCCACGTGGCAATCGCTTGTCGTGCTATCGTAGGTGAAGACGCTACAATCTGGCATCTGCACGCACATCGCCGAACACCTGTAAATAGAAACGGATGTATATGGCCTTTTCTCGTATGTCGGGCAGGGTTTCAGgggcggtcacactagtcttgtTTTGGGGATCACCGACAAGAAATTCCCGGtctattaagataaaaaaaaaaaaaaaaaaaaaacgagaaccagCAACAGCGGCAAAGATGAAGCCAAACAAAACCTATTGTATATATACTAGTAAGCTCATTACTCGATGTTCTAGGCAGTGATTATTATAGCATATTAGGTATAACATTACTctatagaaataagaaatatgtgCTACATCTATCAGTGATGCTCATGCGGAAATTTTAAAGATTATCAAGATAAACACTCATTTGACcaacgaatacaaacacacatggggCTCACTTCAAGAATTATTTAATCCTTGGTGGACTAAGTGAGAGCCACACAATCTTTATGGAATACTAGAAGCAAAGAATATGATTGCAGAAatttaaaaagaacaataatgagtGAAATTTGCATGGAACTTTGCTTTGCCCGAGTATATTCGTACGGTTGGCAGCGCCGAGTCTCAACTGACATTTGATTCAAACTGAATAACAGTATTTACTTCCTCCCAATATTTCTTACACGCGAATGATTACGCTTTGTTATTAGGAAGTCCATTGTCGGATTTTCTATTTTAATTAAAACATGGACTATCATGGTAGCTAGCACGGTTGTATGACGTTAATTAATAGAGCCTGCCTCAAAATTTAAGTAACAATATTTGCTTGTCAAGTTTACAATGTAGTCAATTCATTTTTTCATGCACGATTAATcacattattacacatatatatatatgatgagtcAAAAACGATACAAATATTTTATAAAGGCTGACAGCTCCCCCTAGCCTTCGCAGATGTCGCTGACATGTGACCGATGCGGCCCTAGACCACGAACACTTTATGTATCTCAAGGAATCCCTGCTCGTGATCGACTGGTGTAGCCATTGCTTAAATCACCCAATCAATACAGTGCCAAACTCATGGCCCGTGGATCATATGTGGCCTTCGGGATGGATATGAATAACCCAAGAAGAAATATTGACAAGATGACAAGGTGACAAGaaaaattattgacaagatgGCAAGGTGACAAGAAGAATTATTGGCAtctttaattttaaatatttGCTCGCGGGTAATACAGAATAAATTCAATGTATATTACAGGTTAGCTTTTGTTCTGCATGCTTATGCCATAACAATGTAAATCTGTTTTAAAAATCTAAAATGAAACTGAAGAATGGACTGTAGCAGACCACAATTAACATATAtccattttgttattaatgtcaccATGGAAAATAAGCTGGAATGAAAATTGGGCCTTTAAGGGTCTCTAGTTTGAGTCTCCATTTTTTAATACGTTTTGATGTTCACCCCAATTTGTACGTTTCACCTGTACTGCCTCTGCTCACTTGATAATGGAATATCCCGGAAAGGAGACGTAGGCTGTGTCGATGATATTGTTACCCAGGAGAAGCCTCGAGAACACCATGGACTTCGAAGCAGCAGCCGAGTCGAGGACGAGCAGCAGCAACGCCAGAACAAGCTTCATCCGCCATTTCCTCTTGACAGACGCCGTGGGAGGCCTCCGAAAGGGCGCCGTCGGACGCATTTGCGCTGGAACTCTGCAATGAATTATGTCTGTTAACTACATTTAGgaaaacgcatgcacacatatatttaagtgtgtctgtctgtctgtctctctctctctctctctctctctctctctctctctctctctctctctctctctctctatatatatatatatatatatatatatatatatatatatatatatatatatatatatatatatatgcgcactcgtgtgtttgtgtgtgtgtcagttaatCAGTGGAGCTGACGCCGACTTCCTACGTCTTCCCACGGGCCTTCTCCGCGCAGTATTGTCtcatacagagacaacctgatgggcaggtcATCCACAGGGAAGCGAGTTGGGTGCCCGCGTAGCCTGAGTTGCTGGTCATgaattatgcaagtaacaggtcccatgccagtctcacggtgtagccgtCGGTTGGACATGCTCCTGGCATCTGTACCCCAAGATCCggcgtagggacttgttacaaaaggcttCGCTTCCATAgtgcaaaactggcagtatcaagggcTTAGGCCCGTACTTATAAAGACTTTCGCCAATGCCGGCGTTCGCCTGGCGCCGATCATCGTCTCAGTGAGGAAGTCCTTACTTTAAAACCTAACGTTCGCCAAGGCGGGCGATCGCCAGACGCTAATATCTtgtattcctgctaaatctagcgcttcggaaACGCGTTACATCTGCAGTGCGTTATACAGTAAATGTATATTGTTGGCAATTAGCAgggtttttttattatattaccttaccttacttatATTACcctatattatattaccttaccataccttacctaacataacctaggCTTAATTATTAACCTTAGGATAAGACGATAATATTATCTCCACAATAGCCTCACTTcatacaaaggagttaaaaattaatcattttactatacctaaccgatataaggctgcaagggttaggttaggttaggcacgCCCCATTATAGAGCCGTAGAGCatgacagctatgtttctatagcccgtagtaaacatgccatcatcaaattACATATGgttaacatttgtgaaaagaaaattatccctacaagcaaaaaaaaaaaaaaaaaaaaaaaaaaaaaaaaaaaaaatatatatatatatatatatatatatatatatatatatataaataagtcatctcgggggaggggggggggaataaatacagctgatgtcttgagctctcgactggaacattgatggtcCTGAAAAAActactatattattatttcataataagttgtgattttcagatattttaaaattacaatgtgattcctatataaTATTAttcacaaatatgttactaatgtataatttgaaagcaagaaaatggtattcaatcacgggaaagggAGGCTCTCGCGACTTAGCTTCGCCAGGTTGTTCCAATACGATCCTACTCCAGCCCTGGCGAACACGTGCCATGCTTTTATTAGTACGAAATccccgatcgcccggcgaaatcgAATGCCACCCTTGGCGAAAGGTGTCGTCCATGCTTGCCTTCGTCTGGCGAAGCCTCACTTTAAAACCTAATGTTCGCCAAGACGGGCGAACGAAAGGGATTGCCAGGCGTTAACATCCTGTTCCTGCTGTTCTAGAGCTTCGGCGACTGAAAAAACGCTGTAAacacaaatttgtttacatctgtagTGCAcagcgtcaccatggcaaccagcACCGAAGATTGTCGGTCCTCTCCTATAtccattttggaaaaaaaaaaaaaaaaaagtccttcggGACCTCATAAAGGATtataatagtacgaaattcccgatcgccggCGAAATCGAATGCCACCCCTgacgaaaggttttaaaagtacgggccttaaatACACGTAATCTAGACCTgcataggtaccggcacctccaaatactcttgttgactgagttcacggctcctgctgccagaccaatccgtctattgacttcctggtctgacggCCCTGAGACATGGActgcactgccaaggtatgtaaaactctctgtgactttGACGTGCTCACCGCAAGAATGTATCGCACAGGTTCCCCCAACAGGCCCCCCAAACCctgggtcttggtcttggtccaggagacctctggacccaagggcttcgcctcGTTGCTAAATGCATTAAGAGCTGCCaacagagattccagagactcagattGGATAGCAACATCGTCAATCAAGTCgaggtccgtgaccttgatattgcccagtgatGCTTGTTCCACAGTAGCTTTTTATTGCAGCTCTGCCCATTTTGCAGTCCAAACAAGctttgaaaagtgttggtgcaaggacatagCTTCGCCTCACTCATGGTTTAACAGAGAagatcgacaggcccccaccacatgtCACACTACTTTTAGTACcaatatataggcttgctatGAAACCAGTAATCCTTGTCGGAATTCCCCTAAATCTCAGGAGCTCCCATAGCGATTTGCGATGCACAACGGCGATCCACAGTGAAATGAAGCGCTAGGATGCATTCTGTTATGGACTGCTCCGACTAACTGCTGGAGTGTCTACCGGATACAGTTTCtgaaaatactcagcccagtgtTTACGACCCCCAGTATGATCTTAGATGatccgtgtttatatatatatatatatatatatatatatatatatatatatatatatatatatatatatgtgtgtgtgtgtgtgtgtgtgtgtgtgtgtacacccaacaacaaaagcgatgtcgccttgccagacctggcttggagagatcttgcccttcttgctcTGAAAGGcggcccaccttcaaacaacctggacatagttaggaaagggggggggaggggtgatttacattcgctaggcaaagcaaggagtgagtgttcggttatgtttcagtcccatcttatcgaggctaatgtctgcacccccctctttctctctcattcactctctccccctcccctcccccccccccgtctctctccctctccctctccctctcccatccccctccccctctccctctccctctctctctctatctcacacagtATGTAGTaattgtgggtgtgaataatgcaTCGTcccaaatagcgcctcttgagctaccaaacattaataaatggctttggccgcaaaCCTTCGAAGGAAATGGGgcgtatcgattcccttgttttccttttatttcgtttggatgcctcctacgaaccacgacctccagtcgcgttcatgaatcgcgatgcacggtttggttggggtcaacttGAGTGTGATAGGCCACTTGGTTCTGCCCCTCGCAATCATATACTTACAGAATgtattaatgtctattatatcagcatGAAGTTTAAGATACAAATtaatttaaagtgcatcgtcagttaacctaatttatcatattatttccgaaacttggtgaaaatgaatgtaaaatgaaaagcacTGAATGTGTGCAGCGGCACATTAACGTAATGATGGCggggtatataggatgcaggtgttgcgaaatttatactattaacatatctttTAGTATCGAATTATTTACTGACAGTCTTTACACCTGGGtagattgggcacttcccagcgaacccctttcccggttcacgcttgctcactcaccccgcaaagggccgagtcaagcttcactttacccaagggtaaggggatattcccttagctTTGAcatacgcctttatttgtcgtttcagcggctggtgtccaacaccttgtcggtgttccccctccaaactaggtaagaaacccattgctttcgatatccgtctttttcgtattcatttcgttattttggttcatgaaataattgtaaattctctctctctctctctctctctctctctctctctctttctctctctctctctctctctctctctctctctctctctctctctctctctctctcttcatgtatatttcagtcattGTTGCACTTcacctgatttccgtactttcccacctcctcacactCGAACGGCCCGACCTACGTTctggttgtttgaaggtgggcctcctttcagggcaagaagggcatgatctcaccgagccaGGACTAGCGAgacgtcaccgcttttgttgctggctgtacattatatatatatatatatatatatatatatatatatatatata
Proteins encoded:
- the LOC138862491 gene encoding uncharacterized protein, with the translated sequence MRPTAPFRRPPTASVKRKWRMKLVLALLLLVLDSAAASKSMVFSRLLLGNNIIDTAYVSFPGYSIIKCSAMCVQMPDCSVFTYDSTTSDCHVAPELTVIITLVAAPASRITYFPWIVNGFIYNVTATTGTWNDGKAACEAMGGKMAVVPTTSFGVVLHHLYSLVYLGMWRPVGSTDTSTWYDSDGNVITQFTRWGVGQPNNYGGNQYIARIYQGFVDDNVDTNLQKSLCAFRY